The following proteins are co-located in the Polystyrenella longa genome:
- a CDS encoding SPFH domain-containing protein, whose protein sequence is MGLFEKLTNELIDIIEWLDDSRHTLVWRFPRYHNEIKNGAQLIVRPGQKAVFVHRGQIADIFEPGSYTLTADNLPILSTLQGWKYGFNSPFRSEVYFVSTRQVTDLKWGTPNPIMLRDPDFGPIRLRAFGTYSLKATDPKALLQELVGTDQELQTDEITELIRSMIVSSMADMLGKQQIAALDLASNYRALSDTLRQHVAEQIDDEYGLALPQLIIVNISLPEEVEKALDTRSSMGVIGDMNQYQQFQMGKAMMAAADNPSGGGAAEGMGLGMGFAMANRMAQQPALGGNGGFGMAPPPPPIAQWHIYMDGKQQGPVGLENLAGAIQAGNINKSTNVWSAGMDAWKPAGEVPALAAYFASGATPPPPPPAG, encoded by the coding sequence ATGGGATTGTTTGAAAAGCTCACCAATGAATTGATTGATATCATCGAGTGGCTCGATGACTCTCGGCACACGCTTGTCTGGCGGTTTCCCCGTTATCACAACGAAATCAAGAACGGCGCCCAGCTGATCGTCCGCCCCGGCCAGAAGGCCGTATTCGTGCATCGCGGACAGATCGCGGACATCTTCGAACCGGGCAGTTACACGCTGACCGCCGATAACCTGCCGATTTTGAGCACCTTGCAAGGTTGGAAATACGGCTTTAACAGCCCTTTCCGCTCCGAGGTCTACTTTGTCAGCACTCGCCAGGTGACTGACCTGAAATGGGGCACCCCCAACCCGATTATGCTGCGGGACCCCGATTTCGGTCCAATCCGACTGCGTGCCTTCGGAACGTACTCCCTCAAAGCGACCGATCCCAAAGCGTTGCTACAGGAACTGGTTGGAACTGATCAGGAACTCCAGACCGACGAAATCACGGAGCTGATCCGTTCGATGATCGTCTCGTCCATGGCCGACATGCTCGGTAAACAGCAAATTGCCGCTCTGGACCTGGCTTCGAACTACCGGGCTCTATCCGATACGTTACGGCAGCATGTGGCCGAGCAAATTGACGATGAATACGGACTGGCGCTTCCGCAGTTAATCATCGTGAATATCTCTCTGCCGGAAGAAGTCGAAAAGGCTCTCGATACCCGTTCCAGCATGGGCGTCATCGGCGATATGAATCAATACCAGCAATTCCAGATGGGCAAAGCAATGATGGCCGCAGCCGACAACCCATCTGGTGGTGGAGCGGCTGAAGGCATGGGTCTCGGTATGGGCTTCGCCATGGCCAACCGTATGGCACAGCAACCGGCCCTCGGGGGAAATGGTGGATTCGGCATGGCGCCTCCTCCTCCCCCCATCGCTCAATGGCATATTTATATGGATGGTAAACAGCAAGGTCCTGTCGGTCTCGAAAATCTGGCTGGTGCCATTCAGGCGGGTAACATCAATAAATCAACCAACGTCTGGTCCGCCGGAATGGACGCCTGGAAACCTGCTGGAGAGGTCCCCGCTCTGGCCGCTTACTTCGCCAGCGGAGCGACGCCTCCTCCCCCACCACCCGCAGGGTAA
- the ilvB gene encoding biosynthetic-type acetolactate synthase large subunit, whose translation MASVKPETELKTTNGAEILVEALKHQGVKLVFAYPGGASMPLHQALRKAREEIRTILPRHEQGGGFAAQGVSRTSDEVGVCMATSGPGATNLVTTLADAKLDSIPMVAITGQVPQSVIGTDAFQETPIVEVSRAITKHHFMITKIEDVARIVKEAFYIAKTGRPGPVLIDVPKDIQLGTITGEIDYDPPMYLPGYRPELRKTAPEQLKQILAAVKRSRKPILYVGGGCVASGAAEELKKFALKTKIPVTTTVMGLGVFPGDHPQSLDMLGMHGAAYANYAINDADLLLALGVRFDDRVTGKLEEFAKHGKIIHVDIDPSELNKNKEAHIPIIADVKEVLQGLNAMITDDDLPEISEWTEQTNKWKEQYPYKYEDMGDVIQQQYAIEELCRQTIERNPYVAVGVGQHQMWAAQYYKFRTPNHWLSSSGLGTMGFGLPAAMGVQAAHPGELVIDIDGDGSFLMNVQELATLHCEQLPVKILLLNNQHLGMVVQWEDRFMEGRRAHTYLGPVDKPEWLGDGDGSHYAETYPNFVQIAEGFGLKSKQVRSKKEFPAALKEMIESDEPYLLDVICSYQEQVLPMIPSGGTVKDMILD comes from the coding sequence GTGGCATCAGTTAAACCGGAAACCGAATTAAAAACTACCAACGGTGCCGAAATCCTGGTCGAGGCTTTGAAACATCAGGGGGTGAAGCTGGTCTTTGCTTATCCCGGAGGTGCCAGCATGCCTTTACACCAGGCATTACGCAAAGCCCGCGAGGAAATTCGGACCATTCTTCCCCGACATGAACAGGGAGGAGGATTCGCCGCTCAGGGAGTTTCCCGAACCAGCGACGAAGTTGGTGTCTGCATGGCGACGAGTGGCCCCGGAGCGACCAACCTGGTCACCACGTTGGCCGATGCCAAGCTCGACAGTATTCCGATGGTGGCCATTACTGGACAGGTGCCGCAATCGGTTATCGGTACAGATGCGTTCCAGGAAACTCCCATTGTGGAAGTCAGCCGGGCGATCACCAAACACCATTTCATGATCACCAAAATCGAAGACGTCGCCCGCATCGTGAAGGAAGCGTTCTACATCGCGAAAACGGGCCGACCCGGCCCCGTCTTGATCGACGTTCCTAAAGACATTCAGCTCGGCACGATCACGGGGGAAATCGATTACGATCCTCCCATGTACCTTCCCGGTTACCGTCCCGAACTGCGTAAAACAGCTCCCGAGCAACTGAAACAAATTCTTGCGGCCGTGAAACGATCCCGCAAACCGATTCTGTATGTTGGTGGTGGCTGTGTGGCGTCTGGTGCGGCGGAAGAACTGAAAAAATTCGCCCTTAAAACCAAAATCCCTGTGACCACAACCGTCATGGGACTGGGCGTTTTTCCTGGTGACCATCCACAGAGCCTCGACATGCTTGGTATGCACGGAGCGGCCTACGCCAACTATGCGATCAACGATGCGGACTTGCTGCTCGCTTTGGGTGTTCGTTTCGACGACCGCGTGACGGGCAAACTGGAAGAGTTCGCCAAACATGGAAAAATCATCCACGTCGACATCGACCCTTCCGAGCTTAACAAAAACAAAGAAGCTCACATTCCCATCATCGCCGATGTGAAAGAAGTCCTGCAGGGACTGAACGCGATGATCACTGACGACGATCTGCCCGAAATTTCCGAGTGGACGGAGCAGACCAACAAGTGGAAAGAACAGTATCCTTATAAGTACGAGGATATGGGCGATGTGATTCAACAGCAGTACGCGATTGAAGAACTTTGCCGCCAGACGATCGAACGAAATCCCTACGTGGCCGTGGGAGTGGGACAGCACCAGATGTGGGCCGCCCAGTACTACAAGTTCCGCACACCGAATCACTGGCTAAGTAGTTCTGGCTTGGGCACGATGGGCTTCGGTCTTCCGGCTGCTATGGGTGTGCAGGCTGCGCATCCGGGCGAACTGGTCATCGACATCGATGGGGACGGTTCCTTCCTGATGAACGTTCAGGAATTGGCGACGCTGCATTGTGAACAGTTGCCGGTTAAGATTCTTCTTCTGAACAACCAGCACCTCGGTATGGTGGTTCAATGGGAAGATCGTTTCATGGAAGGACGTCGTGCTCACACTTACCTGGGTCCAGTCGACAAACCGGAATGGCTGGGTGATGGTGATGGTAGCCACTACGCCGAGACCTACCCGAACTTCGTGCAGATTGCCGAAGGGTTTGGACTGAAATCCAAACAGGTTCGCAGCAAGAAAGAATTCCCTGCCGCCCTGAAGGAAATGATCGAGAGCGACGAACCTTATCTGCTGGACGTGATCTGCTCCTACCAGGAACAGGTTCTCCCGATGATCCCCAGCGGCGGCACCGTCAAAGACATGATCCTCGACTAA